The segment TGCGGAAAAGTGATCGAAGGAGCCGATCCTGCTAGCTTTGTCTTGTACAAGTACAACCTCTATGCCCATGACAAGGATTTTGTCTACCACCGTGGTGAAAAAATGCCGATGGCTGATGTAGCCACTTTCGGCCCTGCGGACAAGGACGGGTTCATCTATAGAGACAAAAATCATCGCTATGTAGGAGGCGAGATCAGGGAGGATTAGCCCTTATTCACGAGACTTTAAGTAACCTCTTTAATTTATTCTTTTACCGCAGGAGTGCGGAAGCTCCAGGCGAGTATGCGGCTGGTTTTGTTGCCTTGTCCCATGGGGATGGTTTTGACGGTGACGGCTCCTGCTTTGTCGAGCAACCAATATGCATTCTTGAGATGAGCTTGTTTGGAGATCAGGGTGGAGAACCAACGGCAAGACTTTGCGAACTGCTTACTCTCCTCGATCATGTCTCGGACGAATCTTTCTTCACCTCCTTCGCACCAGAGTTCGTTGGATTGTCCTCCGAAGTTGAGGACGGTCTTCTTTACTTTTTTGCGCTTCAGGTTTTGGAGTTTGCGGGTCGATCCCGCTTGCGCTGCAGCTTGCGAAGCGTGAAAAGGGGGATTGCACATTGTCAAGTCAAACCTTTCATCTTTTTGGATGATCCCTGTGAATATGGAACGAGCGTTGGATTGCAGTCTTAGTTCTATTTTGCCACTTAGAACGCTGTTTTGATCAATGATCTGCTGTGCAGAACGGATCGCGAGAGAGTCTATATCTGCCCCCACGAACGACCAACCGTAGGCTTGAATCCCAATGATAGGATATACGCAATTTGCACCCACACCCACATCCAAGCAACGCACCGGAGTAGATTGCTCCCCCAACAGATCAGCAATGTGATGAATGTAATCCGCTCTACCAGGAATCGGCGGACAGAGGTAGCCATCTGGGATGTCCCAGTACTCAATCTGATAATAACTACTCAGCAAGGCTTTGTTGAGGGTCTTGACAGCCTTTGGATCAAAAAAGTCAATGGATAGATCACCATAAGGATTCGGTCTGACGAAGGCCTTCAATGCAGGACAAGCCCCGATGAGCCGATCAAAATCGTATCGCTCGCGATGTAGATTGCGAGGGTGCAGTTGGCTCTTTTCTTGGGGACGTTCTTTCTTGATTGGAGGCATCTATGCTAGTGTTGATATATTGAAACCTGACAGGTTTTTTACATTATATGGCAAATGAAGTCTTAGTCTCGTTACTTTGAAATTGAATAAACCTGTCAGGTTTAACGGTACATTGTAAAATGTAAAGGTACAGCATTAGCCATATTCAAATTTTCTTATCCCTTGAATAAAAAACTAAGGTCTTTGATCGCAAAACCAATCCTGAGCATGTTGACGTGTTCGGAATAGTTGAGCAAGGATTCTGCATAGCCGTTGTAATATTGCAGGTAGATGAACTGGTCTGCCTTTTCGGTGATGCGCCAGCTTGCTGAGAGCATCAGTTTGCCTTTCCAGTCGGGGGTAAAGGATTTTCTGATCTCGGATTGAAAGATCCATTTGGGGTGTGGCCGATAACCCAGCCCTAGTTCGAAATAGGATTTATAATCCATGAGGTCCTCGTTGCCTTTGAGGTCGTCTACACGCATCCAGGTTTTGAGGGATGCGGTCAAGTCTTGCATGGGTTTGGTGATATACATGAGGGAGATGTAGTTCCATCCTCGGGATTCATCACCTCCTCGTCCGTTGGACTCATGCTCAAAAGCGAGCCACAATCCACCGTGCAGTTTTTTGTCCTTGAATAGCATTTTGCCCAGTCCCAAACTGGGATGAAAGACATGATCCCTGAATGGATACGACTTCTCGTAGATATTCCATAGGGAAGTCTGCTGGTAGGTGAAGTATAGAAAAGTATTGCCTGGGAGAGTATGTCTGGTCAATCGCTGCTTGAATCCAAACTGCAGTTTGGCATCACTGTTTTGAGCAGTAGGGTGCTCACCTAGAGTGGTACCAGTGATCAGGTAGTTGTCTCCATAGATGGTAAATGACGGCAGGTTTTGGATGCTGTCTTTGTAGTGTCGCTCTATTGCTTCGTTGGACTGGCCCAACGAAGGTTCATAGAGACATATAAAGCTGAATATCAGCAGGAATAGGATCGTAGTGTGTTTGAAGGTGCCTTGATTGATCATCAAGCTACTTTGAAATCCAGGATGTTTTTGCCCTCAAAGCTGGCAACCAACTGATCTCCTGACTTGACGCTACCTGTACCATGTGCAGGTGTCCCAGTCAAAATGATGTCTCCTGGATTGAGGGTCATAAACTGACTCACGTATGCGATGATTTCTGGCAAGGTGTACACCATCAGTGATGAATTCCCTGTTTGCACCCT is part of the Reichenbachiella agarivorans genome and harbors:
- the rlmF gene encoding 23S rRNA (adenine(1618)-N(6))-methyltransferase RlmF — its product is MPPIKKERPQEKSQLHPRNLHRERYDFDRLIGACPALKAFVRPNPYGDLSIDFFDPKAVKTLNKALLSSYYQIEYWDIPDGYLCPPIPGRADYIHHIADLLGEQSTPVRCLDVGVGANCVYPIIGIQAYGWSFVGADIDSLAIRSAQQIIDQNSVLSGKIELRLQSNARSIFTGIIQKDERFDLTMCNPPFHASQAAAQAGSTRKLQNLKRKKVKKTVLNFGGQSNELWCEGGEERFVRDMIEESKQFAKSCRWFSTLISKQAHLKNAYWLLDKAGAVTVKTIPMGQGNKTSRILAWSFRTPAVKE
- a CDS encoding phospholipase A, with protein sequence MINQGTFKHTTILFLLIFSFICLYEPSLGQSNEAIERHYKDSIQNLPSFTIYGDNYLITGTTLGEHPTAQNSDAKLQFGFKQRLTRHTLPGNTFLYFTYQQTSLWNIYEKSYPFRDHVFHPSLGLGKMLFKDKKLHGGLWLAFEHESNGRGGDESRGWNYISLMYITKPMQDLTASLKTWMRVDDLKGNEDLMDYKSYFELGLGYRPHPKWIFQSEIRKSFTPDWKGKLMLSASWRITEKADQFIYLQYYNGYAESLLNYSEHVNMLRIGFAIKDLSFLFKG